The following coding sequences are from one Bradyrhizobium sp. WSM471 window:
- a CDS encoding SGNH/GDSL hydrolase family protein, protein MSSLRPFCLTAWLAVPAAALLLVLSPASQSHAQTQAAQATPAPEQSADPAPASPSQTTVAATSPDQRGITARAIDKVKQVAKSAGDVFSRVPCLSPKGGAKAMGSLPHVAGKLVAGQPVVIVAFGSSSTAGFGASSPEFNYPNRLAAQLRRHYPTADITVVNAGVGGEDAPEMMKRLQKEVIDVHPDLVIWQVGTNAVLRNLDPGDTAKLVEDGISRIQAAGDADVVLVDPQYSPAVNQRADSAGKMVKLLGKVAELRHVGIFPRFEVMRDWHEKQSLPVESFVIADGLHMNDWGYACFAQLLGDDIIRSVGQIKLGVNVPADVRTYRPM, encoded by the coding sequence ATGAGTTCTCTCCGCCCTTTTTGCCTGACGGCATGGCTGGCTGTGCCCGCAGCAGCGCTGCTGCTGGTGCTGAGTCCGGCCTCGCAGTCGCACGCGCAGACGCAGGCCGCACAGGCAACGCCGGCCCCGGAGCAGTCGGCTGATCCGGCTCCCGCTTCACCGTCCCAGACCACAGTCGCAGCGACGTCCCCCGACCAGCGCGGCATCACGGCGCGCGCCATCGACAAGGTGAAGCAGGTCGCGAAATCCGCCGGCGACGTCTTCAGCCGCGTGCCCTGCCTGTCGCCGAAGGGCGGCGCGAAGGCGATGGGCTCGCTGCCGCACGTCGCGGGCAAGCTCGTCGCCGGCCAGCCCGTCGTCATCGTCGCGTTCGGCTCGTCCTCGACCGCGGGATTCGGCGCGAGCTCGCCGGAGTTCAACTATCCCAATCGCCTTGCCGCGCAGCTGCGCCGGCACTATCCGACCGCCGACATCACCGTCGTCAATGCCGGCGTCGGCGGCGAGGACGCGCCCGAGATGATGAAGCGTCTCCAGAAAGAGGTGATCGACGTGCATCCGGATCTGGTGATCTGGCAGGTCGGCACCAATGCGGTGCTGCGCAATCTCGATCCCGGCGATACCGCCAAACTGGTCGAGGACGGCATCAGCCGCATCCAGGCCGCCGGCGATGCCGACGTCGTGCTGGTCGATCCGCAATATTCGCCCGCCGTCAACCAGCGCGCGGACAGCGCCGGCAAGATGGTGAAGCTGCTCGGCAAGGTCGCCGAGCTCCGTCACGTCGGCATCTTTCCGCGCTTCGAGGTGATGCGCGACTGGCACGAAAAGCAATCGCTTCCGGTCGAGAGTTTCGTGATCGCCGACGGCCTGCACATGAACGATTGGGGCTACGCCTGCTTCGCCCAGCTCCTCGGCGACGACATCATCCGCTCCGTCGGCCAGATCAAGCTCGGCGTCAACGTGCCCGCGGACGTGCGGACCTACCGGCCGATGTGA
- a CDS encoding helix-turn-helix transcriptional regulator, whose amino-acid sequence MDATTLLTTPSMTVSEFRCDAGPDDSPFAECRTGHSIAYVRAGSFGCHCRAGFFDLVAGSMLVGAPGEEYTCTHEHVAGDVCLSFFLNEELVEALGGRRDVWQVGATPPLPELMVLGELAQTAADGNSDLGLDEVGQILAGRFVDVVSGKARKPTTPTARDRRRAVEAALWIDANSHAEVDLEQAARHAGLSPFHFLRLFSAVLGVTPHQYLVRSRLRHAARLLTDDDIAVTDIAYDVGFGDLSNFVRTFHRAAGVSPTKFRQASKGGRKILQEQLALN is encoded by the coding sequence ATGGACGCAACCACGCTGCTGACGACGCCCTCGATGACGGTCTCCGAGTTTCGCTGCGACGCGGGACCGGACGACAGCCCATTTGCGGAGTGTCGCACCGGCCATTCCATCGCCTATGTCCGCGCGGGCAGCTTTGGCTGTCATTGCCGCGCCGGCTTCTTCGATCTGGTGGCGGGCTCGATGCTGGTCGGCGCGCCGGGCGAGGAATACACCTGCACGCATGAGCATGTCGCCGGCGACGTCTGCCTGTCCTTTTTCCTCAATGAGGAGCTGGTCGAGGCGCTCGGCGGCCGACGCGACGTCTGGCAGGTTGGCGCGACGCCGCCACTGCCCGAGCTGATGGTGTTGGGCGAACTGGCCCAGACGGCGGCAGATGGCAACAGCGACCTCGGTCTCGACGAGGTCGGGCAGATCCTCGCCGGCCGTTTCGTCGATGTCGTCTCGGGCAAGGCGCGCAAGCCGACAACGCCGACCGCGCGCGACCGCCGCCGTGCCGTGGAAGCCGCGCTGTGGATCGACGCCAATTCGCATGCCGAGGTCGACCTCGAACAGGCAGCGCGTCATGCAGGCCTCAGCCCGTTCCATTTCCTGCGGTTGTTCTCGGCCGTGCTCGGCGTCACCCCGCATCAATATCTGGTGCGCTCGCGGCTCCGACATGCGGCGCGGTTGCTTACCGACGACGACATCGCAGTCACCGACATCGCCTATGACGTTGGCTTCGGCGATCTCTCCAACTTCGTCCGCACCTTCCACCGCGCCGCCGGCGTATCGCCGACCAAGTTCCGTCAGGCCTCGAAGGGAGGGCGCAAGATTCTCCAAGAGCAACTCGCCCTCAACTGA
- a CDS encoding Hsp33 family molecular chaperone — MVSQSPDMKTGPEGPVRAPSAVPIDDAVLPYEVDALDVRGRLVRLGSALDEILTKHDYPAPVGKLLGEAIVLTTLLGSSLKFEGRFILQAQTDGPVSFLVVDYQAPDRLRAYARYDAARLGEVQDSGKTSGALLGHGHLAMTIDQGPDMSRYQGLVALDGGSLEDAAHEYFLRSEQIPTRVRLAVGEEWRSNDGGKHRWRAGGMLMQFLPKAPERARQADLHPGDAPEGVEVHAVAEDDAWVEARSLIETVEDVELIDPELSGERLLYRLFHERGVRVFNPLPLKAQCSCSRDAVASMLKSFSSDDRAAMVKDDKVVVTCEFCSSVYEFTPDEAGVEDA; from the coding sequence ATGGTTTCCCAATCCCCTGACATGAAAACCGGGCCCGAAGGCCCGGTTCGCGCGCCATCCGCGGTTCCGATCGATGACGCCGTGCTGCCCTACGAGGTCGACGCGCTCGACGTGCGCGGTCGGCTGGTGCGGCTTGGTTCGGCGCTCGACGAGATCCTGACCAAGCACGATTATCCCGCGCCGGTCGGCAAGCTGCTCGGCGAGGCCATCGTGCTGACTACGCTGCTCGGCTCCTCGCTGAAATTCGAGGGCCGCTTCATCCTCCAGGCGCAGACCGACGGTCCGGTGTCGTTCCTGGTCGTGGACTACCAGGCGCCGGATCGCCTGCGCGCCTATGCGCGCTACGACGCCGCGCGCCTCGGCGAAGTCCAGGATTCCGGCAAGACTTCCGGCGCGCTGCTGGGCCACGGTCATCTCGCCATGACCATCGACCAGGGCCCCGACATGAGCCGCTACCAGGGCCTGGTCGCGCTCGACGGCGGCAGCCTCGAAGACGCCGCTCACGAATATTTCCTGCGCTCCGAGCAGATCCCGACCCGCGTGCGCCTCGCCGTCGGCGAGGAATGGCGTTCGAATGACGGCGGCAAGCATCGCTGGCGTGCCGGCGGCATGCTGATGCAGTTCCTGCCGAAGGCGCCCGAGCGCGCGCGGCAGGCCGATCTGCATCCCGGCGATGCGCCCGAGGGCGTCGAAGTGCATGCCGTCGCTGAAGACGATGCCTGGGTCGAGGCGCGCTCGCTGATCGAGACCGTCGAAGACGTCGAGCTGATCGATCCGGAGCTGTCCGGCGAGCGGCTGCTCTACCGCCTGTTCCACGAGCGCGGCGTGCGCGTGTTCAATCCGCTGCCCTTGAAGGCGCAATGCTCCTGCTCGCGCGACGCGGTGGCATCGATGCTGAAGAGCTTTTCGTCCGACGACCGGGCCGCCATGGTCAAGGACGACAAGGTCGTCGTGACCTGCGAGTTCTGCAGCTCGGTGTACGAGTTCACACCGGATGAGGCGGGCGTCGAGGACGCGTGA
- the apaG gene encoding Co2+/Mg2+ efflux protein ApaG, with protein sequence MYRAVTRQIEVTVEPNFVPEQSSADRSRYFWAYTVVITNSGDETVQLKTRHWIITDATGRQQEVKGEGVVGEQPTLAPGERFEYTSGVPLTTASGFMTGRYQMVSATGERFEIDVPTFSLDSPDNKRVLN encoded by the coding sequence ATGTACCGCGCCGTGACCCGCCAGATCGAAGTGACCGTCGAGCCGAACTTTGTTCCGGAGCAGTCGTCGGCCGACCGCTCCCGTTATTTCTGGGCCTACACCGTCGTCATCACCAATTCCGGCGACGAGACCGTGCAGCTCAAGACGCGGCACTGGATCATCACCGATGCCACCGGCCGGCAGCAGGAGGTGAAGGGCGAGGGCGTCGTCGGCGAGCAGCCGACGCTCGCCCCCGGCGAACGCTTCGAATACACCTCCGGCGTGCCGCTCACGACCGCCTCGGGCTTCATGACCGGCCGCTACCAGATGGTCAGCGCAACCGGCGAACGCTTCGAGATCGACGTGCCGACGTTCTCGCTGGACAGCCCGGACAACAAGCGGGTGTTGAATTGA
- a CDS encoding PAS domain S-box protein: MINSSELDAKILDDVADALIYSDRSGTIMRWNRASSALFGFSADEALGQNLDLIIPEHLRAAHWKGFEAALASGAMKLAGKPTLTRALHKDGRKLYIEMTFALVRDAAGVVQGSVAMARDVTERVERERAAKAAQI, from the coding sequence ATGATCAATTCATCCGAACTCGACGCAAAAATCCTCGATGACGTCGCAGACGCGCTGATCTATTCGGATCGCTCCGGCACCATCATGCGCTGGAATCGCGCATCGTCCGCACTGTTCGGCTTCTCCGCGGACGAAGCGCTGGGCCAGAATCTCGACCTGATCATTCCCGAACATCTGCGCGCCGCGCACTGGAAGGGTTTCGAGGCCGCGCTTGCCAGCGGCGCGATGAAGCTTGCGGGCAAGCCGACACTGACCCGCGCGCTGCACAAGGACGGACGCAAGCTCTACATCGAGATGACCTTTGCGCTGGTGCGGGACGCCGCTGGGGTGGTGCAGGGATCGGTGGCGATGGCGCGCGACGTCACCGAGCGCGTCGAGCGCGAGCGTGCCGCCAAGGCTGCGCAAATTTAG
- a CDS encoding MATE family efflux transporter — protein MSDIAEIPVDEQERPLPPPPRPVRSALMDGPILRTLLGLAWPNVVALSAGTCTVIAETSYIGRLGVEALAAMALVFPTVILTMTMSGGAMGGAVASAIARALGAGDRERAGTLAAHALLIGIGFGVVFMLGMLIFGPRVLEMLGGRGDVLTHAIAYTQVFFGGAVLPWLLNTMAGVLRGTGNMKLPSLLILNSAAWQIVLGGTLGLGLGPVPQFGMRGVAAGALIAYCMNIGVMGWYLFSGRARVTPKLRDLRIQWVMFFDILKVGAIACFSPLQSVLTISIFTHMLAKFGTAILAGYGIGARLEFLLTSIAFSFGIASVPMIGMAVGAGRIARARRIAWIAAASAFVAVGAPACLVAIFPDLWVNIFTDSATVRATSHQYLSTVAPFYAFIGLASTMYFSSQGAAKVLGPVLAQTARLIYISAVGWWLSTHDATAQNFFWLAGSSMVVLGLLSCSSVVLTRWGPRQTKSAIRPALSAAAD, from the coding sequence ATGTCAGACATCGCCGAGATTCCGGTCGATGAACAGGAGCGCCCGCTGCCGCCGCCTCCGCGCCCCGTGAGGAGCGCGCTGATGGACGGGCCGATCCTGCGCACGCTGCTCGGGTTGGCTTGGCCCAACGTGGTCGCGCTCTCCGCCGGCACTTGCACGGTGATTGCGGAGACCTCCTATATCGGGCGGCTCGGCGTGGAAGCGCTGGCCGCGATGGCGCTGGTGTTTCCGACAGTGATCCTGACCATGACCATGTCGGGCGGTGCGATGGGCGGCGCGGTGGCCTCCGCCATCGCGCGCGCGCTCGGCGCCGGCGATCGCGAGCGTGCCGGGACGCTCGCCGCGCACGCGCTGCTGATCGGCATCGGCTTCGGCGTCGTCTTCATGCTGGGCATGCTGATCTTCGGGCCGCGCGTTCTGGAAATGCTCGGCGGCCGCGGCGATGTGCTGACGCATGCTATCGCCTACACCCAGGTGTTTTTCGGCGGCGCGGTGCTGCCCTGGCTGCTCAACACGATGGCGGGCGTCCTGCGCGGCACCGGCAACATGAAGCTGCCGTCGCTGTTGATCCTCAATTCTGCGGCCTGGCAGATCGTGCTCGGCGGCACGCTCGGCCTCGGGCTCGGTCCGGTGCCGCAATTCGGCATGCGCGGCGTCGCCGCCGGCGCGCTGATTGCCTATTGCATGAATATCGGCGTGATGGGCTGGTACCTGTTCTCCGGCCGCGCCCGCGTGACGCCGAAGCTGCGCGACCTGCGCATCCAATGGGTGATGTTTTTCGACATCCTCAAAGTGGGGGCCATCGCCTGCTTCTCGCCGCTGCAATCGGTGCTGACGATCTCGATCTTCACCCACATGCTTGCGAAATTCGGCACCGCGATCCTGGCCGGCTACGGCATCGGTGCGCGGCTGGAATTCCTGCTGACCTCGATCGCGTTCTCGTTCGGCATCGCCTCGGTGCCGATGATCGGCATGGCGGTCGGCGCCGGCCGCATCGCCCGCGCCAGGCGCATTGCCTGGATCGCGGCGGCGAGCGCCTTCGTCGCCGTCGGTGCACCGGCGTGTCTGGTTGCGATCTTCCCCGATCTCTGGGTCAACATTTTCACGGACAGTGCGACCGTGCGCGCCACCAGCCATCAATATTTGTCGACGGTGGCGCCGTTCTACGCCTTCATCGGCCTCGCCTCGACGATGTATTTCTCGTCGCAGGGTGCTGCGAAGGTGCTCGGCCCGGTGCTGGCGCAGACCGCGCGGCTGATCTACATCTCGGCGGTCGGCTGGTGGCTGTCGACGCATGATGCCACCGCCCAAAACTTCTTCTGGCTGGCAGGGAGCTCGATGGTCGTGCTCGGCCTGCTCTCGTGCTCCAGCGTGGTGCTGACACGCTGGGGACCGCGCCAAACCAAATCTGCGATCAGGCCGGCGCTGTCGGCCGCTGCGGACTAG
- a CDS encoding VOC family protein has product MYDHIGLRVADLDAATRFYTAVLAPLGCVLCSRGDGYAGFGPKGEPALWLHQNKGRKADGAHIAFRAGDHDSVKAFHSEGLKSGGRDNGGAGPRKDYSPTYYAAFLIDPDGNNVEAVCV; this is encoded by the coding sequence ATGTACGACCATATCGGACTGCGTGTTGCCGACCTCGACGCCGCCACGCGCTTCTACACTGCGGTGCTGGCGCCGCTCGGTTGCGTCCTGTGCTCGAGGGGCGATGGTTATGCCGGCTTCGGGCCGAAGGGCGAGCCGGCGCTGTGGCTGCACCAGAACAAGGGGCGCAAGGCCGATGGCGCGCATATCGCGTTTCGGGCAGGCGATCATGATTCAGTCAAGGCATTCCACAGCGAGGGCTTGAAGAGCGGCGGTCGCGACAATGGCGGCGCCGGCCCGCGCAAGGACTACAGCCCGACTTACTACGCGGCATTCTTGATCGATCCCGATGGCAACAATGTCGAGGCGGTTTGTGTGTGA
- a CDS encoding 2'-deoxycytidine 5'-triphosphate deaminase: protein MCLIPAEDPRLTFTVAADANGILPDRMIAAMAEGGLILPAYDFVESQIQPASLDLRLGDIAYRVRASFLPGPGATVAERIDELKLHEFSLADGAVLETNCVYIVPLLESLALPPEIVAAANPKSSTGRLDVFTRVIADGTRRFDMIGAGYHGPLYAEISPKTFPVLVSEGSRLSQVRFRTGDAILNIDDLEALHATERLVDIDDADLTGGVAVSVDLSGEKSGGFVGYRAKRHTGVIDVDRRAGYSVEEFWEPISARPDGSLILDPGEFYILASKEAVQVPPDYAAEMVPFDPLVGEFRVHYAGFFDPGFGYAGAGGLGSRAVLEVRSREVPFILEHGQIVGRLVYEKMLARPDAMYGQRIGSNYQAQGLKLSKHFRV from the coding sequence ATGTGTTTGATCCCTGCTGAGGACCCCCGGTTGACGTTCACGGTTGCCGCCGACGCCAATGGTATCCTGCCCGACCGCATGATCGCGGCGATGGCGGAGGGCGGTCTCATCCTGCCCGCTTACGACTTCGTCGAAAGCCAGATCCAGCCGGCGAGCCTCGATTTGCGTCTCGGCGACATCGCCTATCGCGTGCGCGCCAGCTTCCTGCCCGGTCCCGGCGCCACCGTGGCCGAGCGCATCGACGAGTTGAAGCTGCACGAGTTCAGCCTCGCCGACGGCGCGGTGCTGGAGACCAACTGCGTCTACATCGTGCCGTTGCTCGAAAGCCTCGCGCTGCCGCCGGAGATCGTCGCGGCCGCCAACCCGAAGAGCTCGACCGGCCGGCTTGACGTCTTCACCCGCGTGATCGCCGACGGCACCCGCCGCTTCGACATGATCGGTGCCGGCTATCACGGCCCGCTCTATGCCGAGATCAGCCCGAAGACGTTCCCGGTGCTGGTCAGCGAGGGCTCGCGCTTGAGCCAGGTGCGCTTCCGCACCGGCGATGCCATCCTCAACATCGACGACCTCGAGGCGCTGCATGCGACCGAGCGTCTCGTCGATATCGACGATGCCGATCTCACCGGCGGCGTCGCCGTCTCTGTTGATCTTTCCGGCGAGAAGAGCGGGGGCTTCGTCGGCTACCGCGCCAAGCGCCACACCGGCGTCATCGACGTCGATCGCCGCGCAGGCTATTCCGTCGAGGAGTTCTGGGAGCCGATCTCGGCCCGCCCCGACGGCAGCCTGATCCTCGATCCAGGCGAGTTCTATATCCTCGCGTCGAAAGAGGCGGTGCAGGTGCCGCCCGATTACGCCGCGGAGATGGTGCCGTTCGATCCGCTGGTCGGCGAGTTCCGCGTGCATTATGCCGGATTCTTCGATCCCGGCTTCGGCTATGCCGGCGCCGGCGGGCTGGGCTCGCGCGCCGTGCTCGAAGTGCGCTCGCGCGAGGTGCCGTTCATCCTCGAGCACGGCCAGATCGTCGGCCGCCTCGTCTATGAAAAGATGCTGGCGCGCCCCGACGCCATGTACGGTCAGCGCATCGGCTCGAACTATCAGGCGCAGGGGCTGAAGCTGAGCAAGCATTTCCGGGTGTAG
- a CDS encoding SRPBCC family protein — protein sequence MASIHNDIPLSASAQDVWDAVRDFGALHRRLAPGFVTACTLDGDARVVTFANGSVAREVLVDCDDARQRLVYAINNERLKHYSASVQVIAEGEARCRLVWIIDILPNELAPYVQGQTKDAVAAIHRAFPAAAA from the coding sequence ATGGCCTCCATCCACAACGACATCCCCCTCTCCGCTTCCGCGCAAGACGTCTGGGATGCGGTACGCGATTTCGGCGCGCTGCATCGGCGGCTGGCGCCGGGCTTCGTCACGGCCTGCACGCTCGACGGCGACGCGCGCGTCGTCACCTTCGCCAATGGCTCGGTGGCGCGCGAGGTGCTGGTCGATTGCGACGATGCGCGGCAGCGGCTGGTCTACGCGATCAACAACGAGCGGCTGAAGCATTACAGCGCCTCGGTGCAGGTGATCGCCGAGGGCGAGGCGAGATGCCGCCTGGTCTGGATCATCGACATACTGCCGAACGAGCTCGCGCCCTATGTGCAGGGACAGACCAAGGACGCCGTCGCCGCCATACACCGAGCGTTCCCAGCCGCGGCTGCGTGA
- a CDS encoding OpgC domain-containing protein yields the protein MTIADQVTGSTIAGTAKPVEVKSAGAKRRAAAPAISLPAIGERELRLDLFRGLALWLIFIDHLPPSLLTWFTIRNYGFSDATEIFIFISGYTAAFVYGRAMLESGIVVATARILRRVWQIYVAHVFLFTIFLAEISYVATRFENPLYTEEMGIMDFLKQPDVTIVQALLLRFRPVNMDVLPLYIVLMLALPLILWLMKWRPDVTLGLSVALYAVTWEYDLYLSAYPNGFWAFNPFAWQLLFVFGAWCALGGARRMSRILASRVTMWIAIAYLVAAFYVTLTWYVPQLSHFMPKRLEQWMYPIDKADLDVLRFTHFLALAALTVRVLPRDWPGLKSPWLRPLILCGSHSLEIFCLGVFLAFAGHFILAEVSGGPVMHALISLSGILIMWAMAWLISWYKRVADKSGSKTKSAVGSADMAGGG from the coding sequence ATGACCATTGCCGACCAAGTGACGGGATCGACGATCGCCGGAACCGCTAAACCTGTGGAGGTCAAGTCCGCGGGGGCGAAGCGGCGCGCGGCCGCGCCGGCGATTTCGCTGCCCGCCATCGGCGAGCGCGAGCTCCGGCTGGACCTGTTCCGCGGCCTGGCGCTGTGGCTGATCTTCATCGACCATTTGCCGCCGAGCCTTCTGACCTGGTTCACGATCCGCAATTACGGCTTCAGCGACGCCACCGAGATCTTCATCTTCATCTCCGGCTATACCGCCGCCTTCGTCTACGGTCGGGCGATGCTGGAGTCCGGCATCGTCGTCGCCACCGCGCGCATCCTGCGGCGCGTCTGGCAGATCTACGTCGCCCACGTCTTCCTGTTCACGATCTTCCTTGCCGAAATCTCCTACGTCGCGACCAGGTTCGAGAACCCGCTCTACACCGAAGAGATGGGCATCATGGATTTCCTCAAGCAGCCCGACGTCACGATCGTGCAGGCGCTGCTGCTGCGCTTCCGTCCCGTCAACATGGACGTGCTGCCGCTCTACATCGTGCTGATGCTGGCGCTGCCCTTGATCCTGTGGCTGATGAAATGGCGCCCCGACGTGACGCTCGGCCTCTCGGTCGCGCTCTACGCGGTGACCTGGGAATACGATCTCTACCTGTCGGCCTATCCGAACGGCTTCTGGGCCTTCAATCCCTTCGCCTGGCAATTGCTGTTCGTGTTCGGGGCATGGTGCGCGCTCGGAGGTGCGCGACGGATGTCGCGCATCCTGGCTTCGCGGGTGACGATGTGGATCGCGATCGCCTATCTGGTCGCGGCATTCTACGTGACGCTGACCTGGTATGTGCCGCAGCTCTCCCACTTCATGCCGAAGCGGCTCGAGCAGTGGATGTATCCGATCGACAAGGCCGACCTGGACGTGCTGCGCTTCACGCATTTCCTGGCGCTGGCCGCGCTCACCGTGCGCGTCCTGCCGCGGGACTGGCCCGGCCTGAAATCGCCCTGGCTGCGGCCGCTGATCCTGTGCGGATCGCATTCCCTGGAGATATTCTGTCTCGGCGTCTTCCTCGCCTTTGCCGGACATTTCATCCTGGCCGAAGTCTCGGGCGGCCCGGTCATGCATGCGCTAATTAGCCTCTCCGGAATCCTGATCATGTGGGCCATGGCCTGGCTGATTTCGTGGTACAAGCGGGTGGCTGACAAGAGCGGTTCGAAAACCAAAAGCGCCGTCGGCAGCGCCGATATGGCGGGAGGGGGCTGA
- a CDS encoding O-succinylhomoserine sulfhydrylase — translation MSKSPAPTAHYRPETRLVHSGTLRSQYGETSESLFLTQGYVYNSAEECEARFKGEDPGFIYSRYSNPTISMFERRMIELEGAEAARSAATGMAAVTTAILAPLKAGDHVVASRALFGSCLYVVQDLLPRYGIETTLVDGLDLDQWQRAMKPNTKTFFLESPTNPTLDVLDIPGIAEIAHSGGARLVVDNVFATPIWQSPLALGADVVVYSATKHIDGQGRCLGGIILSSEAFIAEHIHNFMRQTGPSISPFNAWVLLKGLETLAVRVRAQTETAARIADVLASHPKISRLVFPGRADHPQAALVKKQMRGGSTLVGLEVKGGKQAAFRVLNELKLAKISNNLGDAKSLVTHPATTTHQRLKPEDRAALGISEGFIRFSAGLEHADDLIEDLTAALEKA, via the coding sequence ATGTCGAAGTCCCCGGCGCCAACCGCCCACTACCGTCCCGAAACCCGCCTGGTCCATTCCGGCACTTTGCGCTCGCAATATGGCGAGACCTCGGAGTCGCTGTTCCTGACCCAGGGCTACGTCTACAACAGCGCCGAGGAGTGCGAGGCGCGGTTCAAGGGCGAGGACCCCGGCTTCATCTATTCACGCTACTCCAATCCGACCATCTCGATGTTCGAGCGGCGCATGATCGAGCTCGAAGGCGCCGAAGCGGCCCGTTCGGCGGCGACCGGCATGGCCGCGGTGACGACCGCGATCCTGGCGCCGCTCAAGGCCGGCGATCACGTCGTGGCTTCGCGCGCGCTGTTCGGCTCGTGTCTCTACGTCGTGCAGGATTTGCTGCCGCGCTACGGCATCGAGACCACGCTGGTCGACGGCCTCGATCTCGACCAATGGCAGCGCGCCATGAAGCCGAACACCAAGACGTTTTTCCTGGAGAGCCCGACCAATCCGACGCTCGACGTGCTCGACATTCCCGGCATTGCCGAGATCGCGCACAGCGGCGGCGCGCGGCTCGTCGTCGACAACGTGTTCGCCACTCCGATCTGGCAGAGCCCGCTCGCGCTCGGCGCCGACGTCGTGGTCTATTCCGCGACCAAGCACATCGACGGCCAGGGCCGCTGTCTCGGCGGCATCATCCTGTCCTCGGAAGCGTTCATCGCCGAGCACATCCACAATTTCATGCGCCAGACCGGCCCGTCGATCTCGCCGTTCAACGCCTGGGTCCTGCTCAAGGGCCTGGAGACGCTCGCCGTGCGCGTGCGCGCGCAGACCGAGACGGCGGCGCGCATCGCGGACGTGCTGGCGAGCCATCCGAAGATCTCACGGCTGGTGTTTCCCGGCCGCGCCGATCATCCGCAAGCTGCATTGGTGAAGAAACAGATGCGCGGTGGCTCGACGCTGGTCGGCCTCGAGGTCAAGGGCGGCAAGCAGGCGGCGTTCCGCGTGCTCAACGAGCTCAAGCTTGCCAAGATCTCGAACAATCTCGGCGACGCCAAGAGCCTCGTCACGCATCCGGCAACGACGACGCATCAGCGCCTCAAGCCGGAAGACCGCGCCGCGCTCGGCATCAGCGAAGGCTTTATCCGCTTCTCGGCGGGGCTCGAGCACGCGGACGATCTGATCGAGGATCTGACCGCGGCGCTGGAGAAGGCGTGA
- a CDS encoding methylated-DNA--[protein]-cysteine S-methyltransferase, with protein sequence MVGRGYAIFDTTIGRCGIIWSSTGIVAVQLPEAREIDTRRRIFQVHPEAREQRPSANAEFAIEGIVGLLQGSDADFSEVSLDASGVPGFNRRVYEAACAIPRGETRTYHEIAKVLGASGAAHSVAQAIAKNPYMLIVPCHRVLEAGNYTDRLSPYGGVISKRRLLSLEGAHPIASKTLFDVLLPVAPPRPST encoded by the coding sequence ATGGTGGGGCGTGGCTACGCGATCTTCGACACGACCATAGGGCGCTGCGGCATCATCTGGAGCAGCACCGGTATCGTCGCCGTGCAATTGCCGGAGGCGCGGGAGATCGACACCCGCCGCCGGATTTTCCAGGTCCATCCCGAGGCGCGCGAGCAGCGGCCTTCCGCGAACGCCGAGTTCGCGATCGAGGGCATCGTGGGCTTGCTGCAAGGCAGCGATGCTGATTTCTCCGAAGTCAGCCTGGATGCGAGCGGGGTGCCCGGCTTCAATCGGCGGGTCTATGAAGCCGCCTGCGCCATCCCGCGCGGGGAGACGCGCACCTATCACGAGATCGCCAAGGTGCTGGGCGCCTCCGGCGCCGCGCATTCGGTAGCCCAGGCGATCGCGAAAAATCCCTACATGCTGATCGTGCCCTGCCACCGGGTGCTGGAGGCCGGCAATTACACCGACCGGCTCTCCCCCTATGGCGGCGTGATCTCCAAGCGGCGGCTGCTGTCGCTGGAGGGCGCCCATCCGATCGCCAGCAAGACGCTGTTCGACGTCCTGCTGCCCGTTGCCCCGCCGAGGCCCTCCACCTAG